A single region of the Trueperaceae bacterium genome encodes:
- a CDS encoding DUF1697 domain-containing protein, with translation MSGRRGRSGAAPAGGDVIFAFLRAVNVGGANKVPMAALVELLAERGFPPTAYLLASGNLAVQAPPDAAPSLRTALVEAVAAGFGVRTDAVFRTPAQLAALLRDDPFTPAGWQVVHVSLWDDEPDQEGLEALAAGDYSPDAVHVVAGAAYMAYADSSHASKLSNALVERRLGVPATARNVNTFRRLLARFAPGD, from the coding sequence ATGAGCGGGCGCCGGGGCCGCTCCGGCGCCGCGCCGGCCGGCGGCGACGTCATCTTCGCCTTCCTCAGGGCCGTCAACGTCGGCGGCGCGAACAAGGTGCCCATGGCCGCCCTCGTGGAGCTGCTGGCGGAGCGGGGGTTCCCGCCCACCGCCTACCTGCTCGCCAGCGGCAACCTCGCGGTCCAGGCGCCGCCGGACGCGGCGCCCTCGTTGCGGACGGCGCTGGTCGAGGCGGTGGCCGCGGGGTTCGGGGTGCGCACCGACGCCGTGTTCCGCACGCCGGCCCAGCTCGCCGCGCTGCTGCGGGACGACCCCTTCACGCCGGCCGGCTGGCAGGTCGTCCACGTGTCGCTGTGGGACGACGAGCCGGACCAAGAGGGCCTGGAGGCGCTGGCCGCCGGCGACTACTCGCCCGACGCCGTCCACGTCGTCGCGGGCGCCGCCTACATGGCCTACGCGGACTCGTCGCACGCCTCGAAGCTGTCCAACGCCCTGGTGGAGCGTCGCCTCGGGGTGCCGGCCACCGCGCGGAACGTGAACACGTTCCGGAGGCTGCTGGCGCGCTTCGCTCCTGGCGATTGA
- a CDS encoding VOC family protein produces MSHEVLGLLQVALRADDLDVAEAFYRRLLGAEPAGRFEPPGLLFFVVGGVRLLLERGAPASTVYLRVGDASSALERARAAGAEVVSEPHTIFSHADDSLGPTGHDEVHAFVRDPGGNLVGLVALVARHG; encoded by the coding sequence ATGTCCCACGAGGTGCTCGGCCTGCTGCAGGTCGCCTTGAGGGCCGACGACCTGGACGTCGCCGAGGCGTTCTACCGCCGGCTGCTCGGCGCCGAGCCGGCCGGGCGCTTCGAGCCTCCCGGGCTGCTCTTCTTCGTCGTGGGCGGCGTGCGGCTGCTGCTCGAGAGGGGCGCGCCCGCGAGCACGGTCTACCTGCGCGTGGGCGACGCGTCATCCGCGCTGGAGCGCGCCAGGGCTGCCGGAGCCGAGGTCGTCAGCGAGCCGCACACGATCTTCAGCCACGCCGACGACTCGCTGGGGCCCACCGGCCACGACGAGGTGCACGCCTTCGTGAGGGACCCAGGCGGCAACCTCGTCGGCCTCGTGGCGCTGGTGGCGCGGCACGGCTGA
- a CDS encoding ABC transporter ATP-binding protein, producing the protein MPIRALLTLISRYARAYRGTIAVVAGLQLIATLAALLLPSINADIIDRGVVLGDTAYILRQGAVMLGVSLLNVAATVLATFLGARTAMSFGRDVRSAVFSRVADFSAREVGYFGAPSLITRNTNDVQQVQMSLMMSFTMLLSAPMMMIGGVIMALREDVGLSWLVLVAVPLLGAAVGLIVTRMVPGFRSMQRRIDRVNEVMRAQISGIRVVRAFVREEVESDRFGTANRELTDVAIGVGRYMAALFPVVLLVLNLSSVAVLWFGGIRVADGAMEIGSLTAFLSYLMQILIAVMMSTFVFMLVPRAAVAADRIVEVLDTEPTVEPPADGVTEAPAGRERGLVFEDVSFAYPGADHPVLSGVSFAVRPGQTLAVIGSTGAGKSTLVGLIPRLFDVTAGSVKLDGVDVRDYDPEALWARIGLVPQKAYLFSGTIASNLRYGRPDATEEEMWRALEIAQAREFVAEMPEGLEAPIAQGGTNVSGGQRQRLAIARALIKRPYVYVFDDAFSALDVTTDARLRAALRPHLTDAISVIVAQRVSTVENADQILVLEDGRVVGLGRHEELLRTSPTYREIVMSQRQAEAA; encoded by the coding sequence ATGCCCATCCGCGCCCTGCTGACGCTGATCTCGAGGTACGCCAGGGCCTACCGCGGGACGATCGCCGTCGTGGCCGGCCTGCAGCTGATCGCCACGCTAGCCGCGCTGCTGCTGCCCAGCATCAACGCCGACATCATCGACCGCGGGGTCGTGCTCGGCGACACAGCCTACATCCTGCGCCAGGGCGCGGTGATGCTGGGCGTGTCCCTGCTCAACGTCGCCGCCACGGTCCTCGCCACGTTCCTGGGCGCCAGGACCGCGATGAGCTTCGGGCGCGACGTGCGCTCCGCCGTGTTCTCGCGCGTCGCCGACTTCTCGGCCCGCGAGGTCGGCTACTTCGGCGCGCCCTCCCTCATCACGAGGAACACCAACGACGTCCAGCAGGTCCAGATGTCGCTGATGATGTCGTTCACGATGCTCCTCTCGGCGCCGATGATGATGATCGGCGGCGTGATCATGGCCCTCCGGGAGGACGTCGGCCTCTCGTGGCTCGTGCTGGTGGCCGTGCCGCTGCTCGGCGCCGCGGTGGGCCTGATCGTGACGCGCATGGTGCCCGGCTTCAGGTCGATGCAGAGGCGCATCGACAGGGTCAACGAGGTCATGCGCGCGCAGATCTCGGGCATCCGCGTCGTGCGCGCGTTCGTGCGCGAGGAGGTCGAGAGCGACCGCTTCGGGACGGCGAACCGCGAGCTCACGGACGTCGCCATCGGCGTCGGCCGCTACATGGCCGCGCTCTTCCCCGTCGTCCTGCTCGTCCTCAACCTCTCGTCGGTGGCGGTGCTGTGGTTCGGCGGCATCCGCGTCGCCGACGGCGCGATGGAGATCGGCTCGCTGACGGCGTTCCTCAGCTACCTGATGCAGATCCTCATCGCCGTCATGATGTCGACCTTCGTGTTCATGCTCGTGCCGCGCGCCGCCGTCGCGGCCGACCGCATCGTCGAGGTCCTCGACACCGAGCCGACGGTGGAGCCGCCCGCGGACGGCGTGACCGAGGCGCCCGCCGGCAGGGAGCGCGGGCTCGTCTTCGAGGACGTTTCGTTCGCCTACCCCGGCGCCGACCACCCGGTGCTCTCCGGCGTGAGCTTCGCCGTGAGGCCCGGCCAGACCCTGGCCGTGATCGGCTCGACGGGGGCCGGCAAGTCGACGCTGGTGGGGCTCATCCCCCGCCTCTTCGACGTGACGGCGGGCAGCGTCAAGCTCGACGGCGTAGACGTGCGCGACTACGACCCCGAGGCGCTGTGGGCGCGCATCGGCCTCGTGCCGCAGAAGGCCTACCTGTTCTCCGGCACGATCGCGTCGAACCTGCGCTACGGCCGGCCCGACGCCACCGAGGAGGAGATGTGGCGCGCGCTCGAGATCGCTCAGGCGCGCGAGTTCGTCGCCGAGATGCCCGAGGGCCTCGAGGCGCCGATCGCCCAGGGCGGCACGAACGTCTCGGGCGGCCAACGCCAGCGCCTGGCCATCGCCCGCGCCCTCATCAAGCGTCCGTACGTCTACGTCTTCGACGACGCGTTCTCGGCCCTCGACGTCACCACCGACGCCCGGCTGCGCGCGGCCCTGAGGCCGCACCTAACCGACGCGATCAGCGTGATCGTCGCCCAGCGCGTGAGCACCGTGGAGAACGCCGACCAGATCCTCGTCCTCGAGGACGGCAGGGTCGTGGGGCTCGGCCGCCACGAGGAGCTCCTGCGCACCTCGCCCACCTACAGGGAGATCGTCATGTCCCAGCGTCAGGCGGAGGCGGCCTGA
- a CDS encoding ABC transporter ATP-binding protein, translated as MARRGPGRDGAAPGGASRNGEVAGGAQHSAQPGGAPAGAPDGAPAAPGGAGPAGRKTLKQTERARVGGPFGGGVMVGGKAEAFGPSARRLIGQLRPHRLLVILALVMGVAAVGLSAAGPRVLGRATDLIFSGVIGAQMPAGITKEQAVAGARLTAGERVADMLASMDFVPGQGVDFASVGRVLLIALGIYALSALLSFVQGVALNEAVQRTMYRLRSEVEAKLHRLPLSYFDSQPRGELLSRVTNDIDNVGQTLQQTLSQAVSSLLTVLFVLVMMFSISPVLSLVALASIPATMVLAGLVMGRSRTQFIAQWRSTGALNGHVEEAFTGHAVVKVFGRQREVVEAFERHNDELYQSSFKAQFYSGLIMPISMFIGNLSYAVIAVVGGLRVASGTISLGDVQAFIQYSRQFSQPVTQLASMANLLQSGVASAERVFELLDAEEQQPDVAELSLDRVRGRVVFEDVSFRYEPDRPLIEDLNLVVEPGQTVAIVGHTGAGKTTLVNLIMRFYELDSGRILIDGKDIAKMPRAELRRNVGMVLQDTWLFKGTIYDNIAYGRPGASREEVLSAAKAAYVDRFVHSLPDGYETVVDDEGGAISVGEKQLITIARALLADPPIMILDEATSSVDTRTEYLVQQAMQALRGDRTSFVIAHRLSTITGADVILVMEHGRIVERGSHDELLAAGGAYAKLYRSQFEAPVVEAA; from the coding sequence ATGGCGCGGCGCGGACCCGGCAGGGACGGCGCGGCGCCCGGCGGCGCCTCACGCAACGGCGAGGTCGCCGGCGGCGCGCAGCATAGCGCCCAGCCCGGCGGCGCTCCGGCCGGCGCCCCCGACGGCGCGCCCGCCGCCCCGGGCGGGGCCGGACCGGCGGGCAGGAAGACGCTCAAGCAGACCGAGCGCGCCCGCGTCGGCGGTCCGTTCGGCGGCGGCGTCATGGTCGGCGGCAAGGCCGAGGCCTTCGGCCCCTCGGCGCGGCGGCTCATCGGCCAGCTCCGCCCCCACAGGCTGCTGGTGATCCTGGCCCTCGTCATGGGCGTCGCGGCGGTCGGCCTCTCGGCGGCCGGGCCGCGGGTCCTGGGGCGCGCGACCGACCTGATCTTCTCCGGCGTGATCGGCGCGCAGATGCCCGCCGGCATCACGAAGGAGCAGGCCGTCGCCGGCGCCCGCCTGACCGCCGGCGAGAGGGTCGCCGACATGCTCGCCAGCATGGACTTCGTGCCCGGCCAGGGCGTCGACTTCGCGTCCGTGGGGCGGGTGCTGCTGATCGCCCTCGGGATCTACGCCCTCTCGGCGCTGCTCTCGTTCGTGCAGGGCGTTGCCCTCAACGAGGCCGTGCAGCGCACCATGTACAGGCTCAGGAGCGAGGTCGAGGCCAAGCTGCACCGGCTGCCCCTCTCCTACTTCGACTCGCAGCCGCGCGGCGAGCTGCTCTCGCGCGTCACCAACGACATCGACAACGTCGGGCAGACCCTCCAGCAGACCCTCAGCCAGGCCGTGAGCTCGCTGCTCACCGTGCTGTTCGTGCTGGTGATGATGTTCTCGATCTCGCCGGTGCTGTCGCTGGTGGCGCTGGCCAGCATCCCGGCGACGATGGTCCTCGCCGGCCTGGTGATGGGCCGCTCCCGCACGCAGTTCATCGCGCAGTGGCGGAGCACCGGGGCCCTCAACGGCCACGTCGAGGAGGCCTTCACGGGGCACGCCGTCGTCAAGGTGTTCGGCAGGCAGCGGGAGGTCGTGGAGGCGTTCGAGCGCCACAACGACGAGCTCTATCAGTCCAGCTTCAAGGCGCAGTTCTACTCGGGCCTGATCATGCCCATCAGCATGTTCATCGGGAACCTCAGCTACGCGGTCATCGCCGTCGTGGGCGGCCTGCGCGTGGCCTCCGGCACGATCAGCCTCGGGGACGTCCAGGCGTTCATCCAGTACTCGCGTCAGTTCTCGCAGCCGGTCACGCAGCTCGCCAGCATGGCGAACCTGCTGCAGTCCGGCGTGGCCTCGGCCGAGCGGGTGTTCGAGCTCCTCGACGCCGAGGAGCAGCAGCCCGACGTGGCGGAGCTGAGCCTCGACCGCGTGCGCGGGCGCGTCGTGTTCGAGGACGTCTCGTTCCGCTACGAGCCCGACCGCCCGCTGATCGAGGACCTGAACCTCGTCGTGGAGCCGGGCCAGACCGTCGCGATCGTCGGGCACACGGGCGCGGGCAAGACGACGCTGGTGAACCTGATCATGCGGTTCTACGAGCTGGACTCGGGCCGCATCCTCATCGACGGCAAGGACATCGCCAAGATGCCCCGGGCCGAGCTGAGGCGCAACGTCGGGATGGTCCTGCAGGACACGTGGCTCTTCAAGGGCACGATCTACGACAACATCGCCTACGGCCGCCCCGGGGCCAGCCGCGAGGAGGTCCTCAGCGCGGCCAAGGCGGCGTACGTCGACAGGTTCGTGCACAGCCTACCGGACGGCTACGAGACCGTCGTCGACGACGAGGGCGGCGCGATCAGCGTGGGCGAGAAGCAGCTCATAACGATCGCCAGGGCGCTCCTGGCCGACCCGCCGATCATGATCCTCGACGAGGCCACGAGCTCGGTGGACACGCGCACCGAGTACCTCGTCCAGCAGGCGATGCAGGCGCTGCGCGGCGACCGCACCAGCTTCGTGATCGCCCACCGGCTCTCGACGATCACCGGCGCCGACGTGATCCTCGTCATGGAGCACGGCCGCATCGTCGAGCGCGGCTCCCACGACGAGCTGCTCGCAGCGGGCGGCGCCTACGCCAAGCTCTACCGCTCGCAGTTCGAGGCGCCCGTCGTGGAGGCGGCGTAG
- a CDS encoding GAF domain-containing protein, with the protein MEQGHAEVHEVDYVAPLGEGAGKTERYLELRRYVLALTEGEPDWLANLANVAAAVYDHVPRVNWAGFYLMKGGELVLGPFQGRPACVRIAVGRGVCGTAVAERRTQVVPDVHAFPGHIACDDRSRSEIVVPIVVGGEVVGVLDIDSPDVGTFDIEDRRALETIVADIVPRVDWAAATRS; encoded by the coding sequence ATGGAGCAGGGGCACGCCGAGGTTCACGAGGTCGACTACGTGGCGCCGCTGGGCGAGGGCGCCGGCAAGACGGAGCGCTACCTGGAGCTGCGCCGCTACGTCCTGGCGCTCACCGAGGGCGAGCCCGACTGGCTCGCGAACCTCGCCAACGTGGCGGCGGCGGTCTACGACCACGTGCCACGGGTGAACTGGGCCGGCTTCTACCTGATGAAGGGCGGCGAGCTGGTGCTCGGCCCGTTCCAGGGGCGGCCCGCCTGCGTGCGCATCGCGGTGGGGCGCGGCGTGTGCGGCACGGCCGTCGCCGAGCGACGCACGCAGGTCGTGCCCGACGTCCACGCGTTCCCCGGCCACATCGCCTGCGACGACCGCTCCCGCTCCGAGATCGTCGTGCCCATCGTCGTGGGCGGCGAGGTCGTGGGCGTGCTCGACATCGACTCGCCCGACGTCGGCACCTTCGACATCGAGGACCGGCGCGCGCTGGAGACGATAGTCGCCGACATCGTGCCGCGCGTCGACTGGGCGGCGGCGACCAGGTCGTAG